The DNA sequence aacccaccgtccctggaccagacaagactggCAAAAAGCTCTCTTCACTGACtcgtcacggttttgtctcaccaggggtaatggtcggatttgcgtttattgtTGAAGGAACGAGCGTTacgccgaggcctgtactctggagtgggatcgagaTGGCaggtcatggtctggggcggtgtgtcacagcatcgtcggactgagcttgttgtcattgcaggcaatctcaacgctctGCGTTAGTGGagacattctcctccctcatgtggtgcccttcctgcaggctcatcctgacatgaccctccagcatgacaatgccaccagccatactgctcgttctgtgcgtgatttcctgcaagacaggaatgtcagtgttctgccatggctagTGAAGagcccattgagcatgtctgggacctgttagatTGGAGGGTGCAGGCTAGGTGCAGTCCATGAgtaggagatgcactgcagtacttaatggtggccacaccagatactgacttgattttgacccccccccccttttgttcagggacacattattcaagaTCTGTTAGTCACAAGTCTGTGGAACttcttcagtttatgtctcagttgttgaatcttgttatgtttcatacaaatatttacatgttaagtttgctgaaattaacacagttgacagtgagagtaTGTTTCTTTTTTTCGCTGAGTTTagtttatatactgtattactCCATGGCTGGCTGGAATATGACTCGGGGCTTTTCGTTTTTTTTCCAAGGACAGGACCAATAGTCTGTCCAGGGATTTGATGCTTTAACAATAGACATCAAGTATAGGCCTATAGGCCCTCTCAACTACTTGTTGAAGAGTTTTAGAGatgttcctctgtctctcagggaCCCAGCAGACATGTTGTCAGAGTGTGACCTGGCTCTGACCTCCAGCACGGTGAGTGAGCTGGCTGAAGCCCGTCGCACCACCTACCTGTCAGGGCGCTGGATCTGGGACGACCAGAATGGCGAAACCAGCATTAGCATCACCGGACCCAGGGTCACGCTGCCTAGCAACGGGGACTGCTCCCCCTATTACAGCTGGGTGGAAGACAAGAGCACCAATGAGGGGCCAGGTAGGACTTTTTCGTAAAATACGTTGTATGTAATGATTACGTTTGCCATGTAGTGCACGCTTTTATTCAAagtgacctacagtacagttggtGCATATATTTTAGTATACTTTTGTAGCGCCACACACTTACCAAAAGAAGAAACGACTAGCTGATTGAGAGGAACATCTTGTCCTTGGAGATGAATGTTTGACAATATTTAGTTGTACTGTGCCAAGGCTATTTTTGATCATTAAGAGCTTTCATTTCCAGAGCTGGACCACATCAACCCAGCCCACACCATCAGTGCAGCTCTCTGCTATGCTACCCAGCTCATCAACATCCTCTCTCATATCCTGGATGTCAATCTGCCCAAGAAGTTGTGCAACAGTGAGTTCTGTGGTGACAGCCTGAGCAGGTACAGGTTCACCCGTGCTGTCACCAAGCTCAACACCAACATCCTTCACCTCTGCTTCTCACAGGTACTACAGAGCATGGTTCCTCTTATGTTTTCTCCCCTTGccgttctgctgctgctgctcttcTGAGTTCTAAGCAGTGTttgggatagttcacccaaatttaCAAAATTACACATTTGGTTTCCTTACCTTGTCCATAGTGCTTGCACAGTATGACAAATACATTCTTTGGTTTATTTTCCCTGGCATGGTGTCTACATGCTAAAGTTTTAGCATtcgtggcacaaatcccattcaagtcatgggaccgatattagcattttttTGCTCATGTCCAAACAATCCCAAAGTatctaaaaaaaataaacattttaaatgaTTGTGAAACTTTACAAAGTCAATTATAGATGTTTTGAACGTGTGAAAAATGTAAATATCGGTCCtgtgacttgaatgggatttgtgccacaaatgctacaATGTCAAAATAGGGATAAAATGGGTATTGATTTTGAGACATGACCTAGTATTTTACTATACGTGTTTGATTTCATTATACCTTTTTTATACACGCATACATAGTGTGAAATTCCAGTTCTTATTTAGATATCTCACAAAAACAAGCGTATCTCTGTGAAATGAGTGTACTGCAATCTTTTTACATTTAACTCAGTTTGAGTTCATTTGGCTTTTTGCGATCCGCGGTAACAACTTTGTAGACGACCACCACAGCCATTGTAAAATCCTCAAGTCGCTGCGAGAAAGCGCACCGCTATGTCAAGAGCTCAGCGCTTATTAGCAGATGTATTAGGCCACAAAATCCAACTTTTGGGATATAATGATATGTTAAAGAAAGACCCTACTGAACCATTCAGAACATGAATCATATTTGTCTTTGTACAATGTATTTTATGACAAGGAAGTGAGATTACATCACCAATGTACGTTTTCAGCCACTCTGGGCCGAGTGGGTGGACACCCTGCACTTACCAGTTTTGTGTATTCTCCTGCAGCATGTTGAGAGTGAGCTGCTGCACCCTCACCACACCCTGAGGAACATCATGTTCCTGGTCTCTCCTGACAACAATAACCTGGGCAGGTAAGAAaatccctggtcaaaagttgtgcattCTATtttaaatagggtgccatttgggacgcaatctCCTTCCTCTGTGCAGGACGGGTCCATACGAGGTGACTGCAGACCTGGAGGACTCCATGGAGTTTGTGGAGCCGGAGGCGGCCGGCCCTGCGGAGGAGAGCGGAGACGAGATGGTGACGGACGAGGAGACAGACCTGGGGACAGACTGGGAGACGGTCCCCAGCCCACGCTTCTGTGACATCCCCTCCCAGCCCATGGACCTGTCCCAGAGCATGGCCATGCAGGTGTCTCAGCCTGCGGGCCAGGCCGGGGGCATGATCTCCTCAGCAGCTGCCTCCGTCACTTCCTGGTTCCGGGCCTACACCGGCCAGCGCTGAGGGAGAGAAACCTGGAGGCTCACTggccagggttgtattcattagtgcaaaaatatatataaattaacGTTTTGTAATGTAGAATAAAAACTAgggtttcttattggacaagttaaTTTAGTCCCTCCTTGTTTTAGTCCATTTGGTTTctaatgaatacaccacaggACAGGCTGGACTATACAGAGTACCACATGCCCAAACACAGAGAGAGTTCTGCTCCATTCTCTGCCTGTAGTCAACTCCTGCCCTGCTCTGCAACCACCAAGAAGGGATATTTTGTTTTTACTAGAAAAGTTGTCATTGAAATAGCAGCAGTGATTCTTCTGGTGAAAAATGTTTATAGTGAGAAAGACTGACTTTTGGGGAGGTTGTTGTTCAATGAGTAGTCTCTCTCGCGAAGACTTTGGGTGCTCTGCTCTCCATCCCAGTGATTGTGAGAAGACTATTCAAGAGACTGGACCGGCAGTTGCATTAACTTACATTGATTGAAAATGTCAAGACTAAGGAATGCCACAGCATTGCACTGGATATGAGATGTACAAATGTGGCTTCATTCTATCCTGTTATTTTCCTACTGAGATCTGGACTGTACTGTGTACCCATCCTTATTGTGAGTTcttaatgtttgtttttttttgggtcaaaaagtagtgcattacactgagtggcgcagcatctcagtgctagaggcgtcactacagaccctggtttgctTCCAGGCGCCGCCCTATGAAACTCCCAATTGGcccagtgtaggccgtcattgtaaacaagaatttgttcttaactgatttgcctggttaaaggttaaataaatcaaaacatAGGGAattagagtgccatttgggatgcagttgATGACCTTCATGCTGCATTATGGTTAATGTAAGGATTGTGTTTGAATACTGACAAATGCCAAACAAGGGGCATGACCTTAGTGTTCTTCTCAGAATTATGACACACTTTGTTTTACTTCAATTGCTGTTTACTTACCGGTCAGGTTTGTGTGATGGAAGCAGAATGGGACAAAGAACTCCACTGAAGCTATACAACTTTGTACTTtttctgggggggggggtggtgtgACTTAGTGTTATCTTACCTTTTtatttagggctctattcaatccattTTGTGGACATTTGACACCACAGCCCAATatacattttaaaggcaatgttctaGCATTGGCGGAGACTACATTCATGGTAAATGCTTCATATGTTGGCTCATTCAGAAATTACTTTTAATTCATTTATATTGTGAACTCTGTATCGCTGCATTTGATATGGTTTGAATGGAGCCCTTAATCTTTTTATAGTAACGTGGGTGCCTGAACTGTTTGTGTGGGTCTGTTCTATTACAGGTATGACATATAGGTGGCATAAATGAGAAGGATATAAAGGGACACATCTTTGGCTTACTTAatttgtacactgaacaaaaataaatgcaacatgtaatgtgttggtttcatgagctgaaataaaagatcccagaaatgttacatatgaacaaaaagcgtatttctctcaaatgttatgcacaaatctgtttacatccctgttagtgagcatttctcctttgccaagataatccatccacttgacaggtgtggtatattaAACAAtgacattacacaggtgcaccttgtcctgggtacaataaaaggccactaaaatgtgcagttttgtcacgacacaatgccacagatgtctcaagttgagggtgCATGCAATTGcaaattgaatgttaatttctctaccataagccgcctccatcgttttagagaatttggcagtacgtccatccggcctcacaacatgatgccgtCATGTGGGTTTGCTGATGTCGACAGAGAGCCccgtggtggggttatggtatgggcaggcataagctatggacaaagaacacaattgtattttattgatggcattttgaatgcagagattctgaggcccattgtcgtgccattcatctgtcaccatgtttcagcatgataatgcacagccccatgtcgcaaggatctgtacacaattcctggaaactgaaaatgtccctgtttttctatggcctgcatactcacctcacccattgagcatgtttgggatgttcAGGCTCGACGTGTACGATATCGTGTTGCAGTTCCTACCAATATaaagcaactttgcacagcttttgtagaagagtgggacaacattctacatGCCCCAATAAACAGCCTGATCATCTTGATTCTTAGATGTGTCACGTTGCATGAGGGAAATggtcaccagatactgacttcttctgatccacgcccctacctatttttaaggtatctgtgaccaacagatgcatatctatattcccagtcatgtgaaatccatagattagggcctaatgaatttaaattgaccgatttccttatatgaactgaaaCACAAAACAATCTCATAGATTTTactatgttgcatttatatttttgatcagtataGAACCTGATCGCTGTGTTCTACTATTGCCTGTTCTCTCCTTTAGACATGCATTTACAGACAGATGGACGTCTTAAGCTTTTGCTTTATTTTGTCTTTGGGGCTTGTGGAACATAATTTGGAAATCAACGGTAATACAGATTATGCATTTATGCAAAACGTCACAATAAGCACCATTTCCCTAGACAACTTGAATGAAGATCTCTAATGACCAATCACcacatcggcagactcgacagccttggtttctcaaatgattgcctcgcctggttcaccaactacttctctgatagagttgtgtgtcaaatcagagggtttgttgtccgggcctctgattagtctctatgggggtgccacagggttcaattcttggaccatctctcttctctgtttacatcaatgatgtcgctcttgctgctggtgagtctctgatccacctgtacgcagacgacaccattctttatacttctggcccttctttggacactgtggtAACCCTCCAGGCAGGCTTCAATGCCattcaactctccttccatggcctccaattgctcttaaatacaagtaaaactaaatgcttgctcttcaaccgattgctgcctgcacctgcccgcctgtccaacatcactactctggacggctctgacttagaatatgtggacaactacaaatacctaggtgtctggttagactaaactctccttccagactcacatcaaacatctccaatccgaagttaaatctagaattggcttcctatttcgcaacaaagcatccttcactcatgctgccaaacatacccttgtaaaactgaccatcctacaaatagacttcggcgatgtaatttacaaaatagcctccaataccctactcaataaattggatgcagtctatcacagtgccatccgttttgtcaccaaagccccatacactacccaccactgtggcctgtactctcgttggctggccctcgcttcatactcgtcgccaaacccactggctccagatcatctacaagaccctgctaagtaaagtccccccttatctcagcacactggtcaccatagcagctgAAGCACGCGCTCAAGCAGTAaaatctctctggtcacccccaaaaccaattcttcctttgtccgcctctccttccagttctctgctgccaataactggaacaaactacaaaaatctttgaaactggaaacacttatctccctcactaactttaagcagcTCACAAatgactgcacctgtacatagcccatctataatttagcccaaactacctctttccctactgtatttattttgctcctttgcaccccattatttctctctactttgcacactctgccactgcaaatcaaccattgtagtgttttacttgctatattgtatttacttcgccaccatggcctttttttttgcctttacctccctcacttgcatagacttatttttctactgtgtttgcttattccatgtgtaactctgttgttgtgtccaactgctttgctttatcttggccaggtcacaaatgtaaatgagaacttgttcaacttgcctaccttgttaaataaaggtgaaataaaaataaaataacctTTATAACCTACTAGTGACATAGGTTGTTTAAAAAAAGGATTCATGAGATTTCTCTTCCATAAAAGTTTGCGTCGAACCAGAAGCACGTGTTAAGTGGAGTCAAGTGTTTTGTACAACAATGTCAGATGGACTCAAGGGCATTAGTGTTAGCTGCACTGCAAACCCCAAACTATTGTAACCAGAAAAacaggttccacagttgacaaaATCTGCTTTTACACAGGCAactcaattctgatctttttttccaCTAATTTGTGTGGATCAATTAGATCAGCTGTGAAAAAGATCTGcgattggtaaaaaaaaaaaaaaatgagtgAAAAGACAATTCAGATTTAGGCTGTGTAAACCCAGCCATAGTAAACTTCGCTTGTTGGTAAATCTATTTATTTTgtatggcaggcaggcagagactaCAATGTACTACAATGTACATGAAATACAAGGCCTGCTAGTACTCAGATTTAAAAGAGCTCTAACAAGTTTGGATTTAGATGATCAGCATCAAAACCACAATAtattaataatgcattttattgcCAAGCCTTAGTCATCCCCTGGTTGTGACTTAAGGCACCTGAAAAAAATAAATTGCATATGACCATTTCAGGAGGCAGACAATATGAACCAGGGTTGGACTTAACACCCTTCGTTTGGTACTTTGCTTACTCATCTCACCTTCCCTTTTAAAATGGACAGTCCAGACCCTTTGAGAAATCAATTTTTATATTAAATTATAAAATTGACCAGCAGTGAATCTCCCTCAACTGTTTGACATGACTAAATATCAACTTCCAGAAATTCATTTTCACAGCAAGGCATAGATGAAGCTTTTATAATTCCGTGGTGCTCTTTTCCAACACACCGGGACCCTAACCAATTCCCCTCGCCCCAGTGAAAGGCAAGCATACCAACCAGCTCTACAGTACAGACCTTAAGTTGTGAAGAACACAATATTGACAATTTAATGTTATTGAATGACCTCAAGATGTGATAAATGGAAAGGAGTGACATTTATGGCTGGAGTCCCTCCATATTACATTTATATATATTCATAAAGTCAATACTCACTAAagaaaaataatacatttacattacatttacatttaagtcatttagcagacgctcttatccagagcgacttacaaattggtgcattcaccttatgacatccagtggaacagccactttacaatagtgcatctaaatcttttaagggggggggtgagaaggattactttatcctatcctaggtattccttaaagaggtagggtttcaggtgtctccggaaggtggtgattgactccgctgtcctggcgtcgtgagggagtgtgttccaccattggggagccagagcagcgaacagttttgactgggctgagcgggaactgtacttcctcagtggtagggaggcgagcaggccagaggtggatgaacgcagtgcccttgtttgggtgtagggcctgatcagagcctggaggtactgaggtgccgttcccctcacagctccgtaggcaagcaccatggtcttgtagcggatgcgagcttcaactggaagccagtggagagagcggaggagcggggtgacgtgagagaacttgggaaggttgaacaccagacgggctgcggcgttctggatgagttgtaggggtttaatggcacaggcagggagcccagccaacagcgagttgcagtaatccagacgggagatgacaagtgcctggattaggacctgcgccgcttcctgtgtgaggcagggttgtactctgcggatgttgtagagcatgaacctaaaGGAACGGGCCactgccttgatgttagttgagaacgacagggtgttgtccaggatcacaccaaggttcttagcactctgggaggaggacacaatggagttgtcaaccgtgatggcgagatcatggaacgggcagtccttccccgggaggaagagcagctccgtcttgccgaggttcaacttgaggtggtgatccgtcatccacactgatatgtctgccagacatgcagagatgcgattcgccacctggtcatcagaaggcgGAAATACATTTTACATAATACATTTTATGTTGTGACAGGTACACTTCCTTCCAGTTTAAAAGAGACAATGAAAAGGTAGGTTATGACAGTTAAAACCTCCGAATTAATGCGCTTTATTGGAAGTAAAATGCATTTACAGAGAATACAGCAGGAATATACaacaaagtaaaaaaaatatatatatctgggAGCAAACTACTTTTAGAGACCATTATTTTTCCCATTTGTCATCAAGCCTGATTCTTTTTCTTTTAGATCATGTCCAGTTAGTCATTGTAAAGAACAGAAACACTGAGGTGACATTTCCCATGTTTCCCTTCAAGAAGTTAAAGCATTATAAAAAGAGGGATATTAATAACAAactcgtcccaaatggcacttttTCCCTATATAATaacgcactacttttgaccagagccttatgggccctagtcaaaagtagtgcattatatagggaagtGTGTGCCATTTCCAACacacataaaaaaaaatgttagagAAAAAAAACTGCGAGCTGTAATAAGCATATGGGTTACAGACTGGGTGATACATCTGGGACCCACTGCAAAAAAAAACACCCAATAATAATAATTCAGCAATATACACATGACAGGGTAAATACCTTTTTACCAAACTGAAGCTAATAAATGCATTCAAGTCAAGTCATAGATACTCGTGCTGCTCGTCACGCTTATTCTCCCTGTTTTTGATATAAGACTCTATAGCACCATGTACAATGTAAACACAACCGAACACAGAGCAAACTAGTTTCAATCAGATCCAAAACCAACAACAAAGCCTCTCTGACCCGGAGCCTGATATAGTGGAGTGGGGATATAGATTCCGTtacccaaatggcgccctattctctatatagtgcactaccagagccctgtgggtgcCTTATATAGGGAATtaagtgccatttgggaagcaaccGGGATATGGAATAGGGTTGATTCACATTTTGCATAAACCGAGGACCTGCAGCCATGTATGTATTCACTTAGACAACATAACACACACTGAGTAAATCACTTGTGGGTGGGATACACTGCATAACATTGATAGGCTTTACCTTGACTAAAGTATCCATTCCAATGTAACGGTCAGTTGATGCATAAGGAAAGAGCTATGGTAAGGAGGGACACATTAAGCATCAACACTGAAGACAAAGACTCATTAAAGCTCTTCTCTTCAACACACACTTATCAGAACCAGAGTTTATGCTTCAACCCAAAACATTGAAGCAAGTAAATAGAATACCCTGACAGAATCCTTTGAGGATTGAGAATTCTGACCACGGTTAAAGTGCTCACAatctcagaggacctgaggggtcagaggttaggggtCAGGAGGGGGAAGTGGTAAAGGAAGAGATCCAGCAACATGATTTCCCTCAAACTCCCCACAAATAAATGCACATATGGCAAGAGACAGACATCAGCCCTCAGACAAAATAAAGCGCACAGAAGTCAAGTCAGTTCTCCTCCCATTGTCTGTACCACTACTCCTCAGAGACGTCCCTGGGTTTCTTATAGATTGGCATGTTGATACTATGGAAGGCAGGCACCCAGCGGTTGTCATGGAGACCGACGTTGCAGCCGGGCGTGTCTTTGTGGGAGCCATGGCAACACATCCAGTACCCGGGGCCATAGGGCAGCGCCTGGCAGTAGGGCTTGTGGTGCCAGCGGCAGAGGGACACGTCGCCGCACCCGTACCGCTTTTTACACTGCTTGCAGGGATCGTCTTTGTAGCGGGGGTCGCACACCCAGCGGGAGTCCGCGGGGCGCACGCCGTAGCTCTCGATGATGAACTTGAAATAGTGGCAGGTGCACTTGAGCGCGGCCAGGCTCTCTGTGGGCAGCAGGCAGAAGATcttgatgatgatgtgatgaggcaGGAAGGACATGTACTGCTGGGGTTCCAGAAGCAGTTGGATTTTAAAGCGCATCTCCAGAAACTCGTGACACACCATGCGGCGCAGGGGGAAAGGCACTGTCTCACACCGGCTAGCATCACTCCCCTCTCCCACCGCCTCGTCCTCCTCTTTGGCCCAGTTCTCACTGTGTGATATGGGTTCAGGGAGTAGAGAAGTGATAGAAGGGTCACAGGGCTGAATCTTGGAGGGTTCTGCCAAGTCTCTGGTGGGTTTAGGGCTGGATTCCATTtcctggggggtgtgtgtgtgggtgggagtattgactgtgtgtgggagtgtgtgttcAAGTACCACGTGTGAGGGCAGAGTGTGTGAGAAGAACAGCATGCCTGGGAGGGGCTCATCACACTGTAGTTTACTTCTGCTCTCTGTACTGCTGGACCTGGCCTGCTCTGACAGGAGCTGGAAGTGCAGGTTCTGCCCAGACTCTACAGCCCTGTTCTTCTTCTGCTGCCCCAGGCCCTGGGCCTCACAGCTCTCCTTTGGCTCTCTGACGACAGAGGCGCCACACCCAGAGTCTATGCTGCGAGACGGAGAGGCTGAGTCAGAGGTGCTGGAAGCCAACTGGGCAGCTTCACGGCAGCTGCTGGGAGCTAGTTTGTCCGTGTGGCTGGTGTTTGCAGAGGGATAGCCAGCAGAGGGATAGCCAGCAGAGGGACTAATGTGGCGGTGCGGCACCCTGGTCGTCTCCTCTAGTCCATGGTGGGGCCCAGTGGGAGACTGAGGTGATGGTGGCTGGGCTGAGATGGAGAAGGCATCTGCTCCTGCCAGCAGCACCCGGCCCACCCTCCTCCGCAGGCTGTTGTTGCGCGAGAGGCTGTTGTTGCGTGAGAGGTTGTTACGCGTGAGGCTGTTGCGTGAGAGCTCTCCCCCAGATCTGGACCCTTCCCTTCTAACACTCTGGTGCTTCAGGCACTCTGACTCCAGCTTGGCCACCATGTCTGACACCTTTACACATTCTGCCTCATCGGTCCCCTGGGGGTTCTGGTCTGGGTGTCTGGGCTGCTTAGGCTCCAGGGTCAGTGACAGCCCCCTGGTTAAGGTAATGCTTGTGGAGCTCCGCATAGACACAGGCTTAGAGTCCACCTGCTTGTCGCTGGCTCTCTGCTCCAAGAAGGCCACCAACTCCACCACAGAGAGAGCCTTGTCAGTCCCAGTCTCACTCACCTCCTCACCCTCTACCCTACACACCTGCCCCCCATCCACCCGTACAACCACCTCCCCACACTCAGGCACTCTGGGGCTCTCTCTGAGGCAGAGGGTCACCTCTACAGGGCTGTTCTCAGTGGGGCTCAGTGTCTCCAGGGCTCCGGAtgactgtctatctctgtcctggTGGTGCCCCTGAGACCCTGACCTCCTCCTGCGCTTGGCCACAGAGCCACCCTCGTCCTCCCAGCAGCTCTTCATCTTCACAGACACGGTCCTCACCTGGCTGCTGCTCACCAAGTCCTCACCGGCCTCTCCATCGCCACAGTTCACCAGGCTTCCACGGCACTGGGGCGAGGCGAAGATGGCGATCTTCTCCTT is a window from the Oncorhynchus keta strain PuntledgeMale-10-30-2019 chromosome 35, Oket_V2, whole genome shotgun sequence genome containing:
- the LOC118368093 gene encoding F-box only protein 34-like isoform X3, whose amino-acid sequence is MHLKQHPKLQKKEIYLESNQDSQRGLHVSQHGVLSQRTVWGVRPAVALIGPISNGLGQGTACYPLSVISTNTLPCCSNDNSGSNHLNNSNNNHGDSGLQTSRLSESEGDVFCSSATWAQSKTSKITSCNTPPSLLLSTCTTSSTGSENQEASLISYEGEDREGPLEIWAVIKPGNTKEKIAIFASPQCRGSLVNCGDGEAGEDLVSSSQVRTVSVKMKSCWEDEGGSVAKRRRRSGSQGHHQDRDRQSSGALETLSPTENSPVEVTLCLRESPRVPECGEVVVRVDGGQVCRVEGEEVSETGTDKALSVVELVAFLEQRASDKQVDSKPVSMRSSTSITLTRGLSLTLEPKQPRHPDQNPQGTDEAECVKVSDMVAKLESECLKHQSVRREGSRSGGELSRNSLTRNNLSRNNSLSRNNSLRRRVGRVLLAGADAFSISAQPPSPQSPTGPHHGLEETTRVPHRHISPSAGYPSAGYPSANTSHTDKLAPSSCREAAQLASSTSDSASPSRSIDSGCGASVVREPKESCEAQGLGQQKKNRAVESGQNLHFQLLSEQARSSSTESRSKLQCDEPLPGMLFFSHTLPSHVVLEHTLPHTVNTPTHTHTPQEMESSPKPTRDLAEPSKIQPCDPSITSLLPEPISHSENWAKEEDEAVGEGSDASRCETVPFPLRRMVCHEFLEMRFKIQLLLEPQQYMSFLPHHIIIKIFCLLPTESLAALKCTCHYFKFIIESYGVRPADSRWVCDPRYKDDPCKQCKKRYGCGDVSLCRWHHKPYCQALPYGPGYWMCCHGSHKDTPGCNVGLHDNRWVPAFHSINMPIYKKPRDVSEE
- the LOC118368093 gene encoding F-box only protein 34-like isoform X2 — encoded protein: MQHTNSLISFCSRVAAMHLKQHPKLQKKEIYLESNQDSQRGLHVSQHGVLSQRTVWGVRPAVALIGPISNGLGQGTACYPLSVISTNTLPCCSNDNSGSNHLNNSNNNHGDSGLQTSRLSESEGDVFCSSATWAQSKTSKITSCNTPPSLLLSTCTTSSTGSENQEASLISYEGEDREGPLEIWAVIKPGNTKEKIAIFASPQCRGSLVNCGDGEAGEDLVSSSQVRTVSVKMKSCWEDEGGSVAKRRRRSGSQGHHQDRDRQSSGALETLSPTENSPVEVTLCLRESPRVPECGEVVVRVDGGQVCRVEGEEVSETGTDKALSVVELVAFLEQRASDKQVDSKPVSMRSSTSITLTRGLSLTLEPKQPRHPDQNPQGTDEAECVKVSDMVAKLESECLKHQSVRREGSRSGGELSRNSLTRNNLSRNNSLSRNNSLRRRVGRVLLAGADAFSISAQPPSPQSPTGPHHGLEETTRVPHRHISPSAGYPSAGYPSANTSHTDKLAPSSCREAAQLASSTSDSASPSRSIDSGCGASVVREPKESCEAQGLGQQKKNRAVESGQNLHFQLLSEQARSSSTESRSKLQCDEPLPGMLFFSHTLPSHVVLEHTLPHTVNTPTHTHTPQEMESSPKPTRDLAEPSKIQPCDPSITSLLPEPISHSENWAKEEDEAVGEGSDASRCETVPFPLRRMVCHEFLEMRFKIQLLLEPQQYMSFLPHHIIIKIFCLLPTESLAALKCTCHYFKFIIESYGVRPADSRWVCDPRYKDDPCKQCKKRYGCGDVSLCRWHHKPYCQALPYGPGYWMCCHGSHKDTPGCNVGLHDNRWVPAFHSINMPIYKKPRDVSEE
- the LOC118368093 gene encoding F-box only protein 34-like isoform X1; translated protein: MPERCESMSYCSGTAASHREPRKPPPPPNLLQSAWRVAAMHLKQHPKLQKKEIYLESNQDSQRGLHVSQHGVLSQRTVWGVRPAVALIGPISNGLGQGTACYPLSVISTNTLPCCSNDNSGSNHLNNSNNNHGDSGLQTSRLSESEGDVFCSSATWAQSKTSKITSCNTPPSLLLSTCTTSSTGSENQEASLISYEGEDREGPLEIWAVIKPGNTKEKIAIFASPQCRGSLVNCGDGEAGEDLVSSSQVRTVSVKMKSCWEDEGGSVAKRRRRSGSQGHHQDRDRQSSGALETLSPTENSPVEVTLCLRESPRVPECGEVVVRVDGGQVCRVEGEEVSETGTDKALSVVELVAFLEQRASDKQVDSKPVSMRSSTSITLTRGLSLTLEPKQPRHPDQNPQGTDEAECVKVSDMVAKLESECLKHQSVRREGSRSGGELSRNSLTRNNLSRNNSLSRNNSLRRRVGRVLLAGADAFSISAQPPSPQSPTGPHHGLEETTRVPHRHISPSAGYPSAGYPSANTSHTDKLAPSSCREAAQLASSTSDSASPSRSIDSGCGASVVREPKESCEAQGLGQQKKNRAVESGQNLHFQLLSEQARSSSTESRSKLQCDEPLPGMLFFSHTLPSHVVLEHTLPHTVNTPTHTHTPQEMESSPKPTRDLAEPSKIQPCDPSITSLLPEPISHSENWAKEEDEAVGEGSDASRCETVPFPLRRMVCHEFLEMRFKIQLLLEPQQYMSFLPHHIIIKIFCLLPTESLAALKCTCHYFKFIIESYGVRPADSRWVCDPRYKDDPCKQCKKRYGCGDVSLCRWHHKPYCQALPYGPGYWMCCHGSHKDTPGCNVGLHDNRWVPAFHSINMPIYKKPRDVSEE